A window from uncultured Desulfobacter sp. encodes these proteins:
- a CDS encoding class I SAM-dependent methyltransferase gives MKFDSGKTRSLKARYEAQKIAFAPVVFQAVRLLRDLNILKVIEAAGKTGLKIEEISEQTGVSCYGATVLCETGLSQDVLEMKDECYILTRVGHFLLNDELTKVNMDFVHDVCYEGLFRLDQAIEKGIPAGLEVFGQWPTIYEALSELPAKAKKSWFDFDHFYSDSAFPEALPYVFDLNPKSILDIGANTGKFAIQCARHNPDVHVTMMDLPGQLAKARENIAAQGVDDRITPYPVCDLLDPTFAFPGGFDAVWMSQFLVCFSEDQVLSLLERGKKALAPQGNLFILDTYWDRQKFEIASYCLINSSPYFTAMANGNSRMYRFSKIEELVLYAGLRVESVVDGLGIGHTLIRCRADDSSGN, from the coding sequence ATGAAATTTGACTCGGGCAAAACAAGATCACTAAAGGCGCGTTATGAGGCGCAGAAAATTGCCTTTGCCCCTGTGGTGTTCCAGGCCGTTCGGCTGCTCAGGGATCTGAACATTCTCAAAGTCATTGAGGCGGCCGGGAAGACCGGACTTAAAATCGAAGAAATCTCAGAACAAACAGGGGTCTCCTGTTACGGAGCAACTGTTCTGTGCGAAACAGGACTGAGTCAGGACGTTCTGGAGATGAAAGACGAGTGCTATATATTAACCCGTGTGGGGCATTTTTTGCTAAATGACGAATTGACAAAAGTGAATATGGATTTTGTCCATGACGTCTGTTACGAAGGCCTTTTCCGATTGGATCAGGCCATTGAAAAGGGCATTCCCGCGGGATTGGAGGTGTTTGGACAGTGGCCTACGATTTACGAAGCCTTAAGTGAATTGCCTGCCAAAGCCAAGAAGAGTTGGTTTGACTTTGACCATTTTTACAGTGACTCGGCTTTTCCGGAGGCATTGCCCTATGTATTTGACCTTAACCCAAAGTCTATTTTAGACATCGGCGCAAATACCGGTAAATTTGCCATCCAATGTGCCCGCCATAATCCGGATGTCCATGTCACGATGATGGATCTGCCCGGACAGCTTGCCAAGGCACGAGAGAATATAGCCGCCCAAGGGGTGGACGACAGAATCACCCCATATCCTGTTTGTGATCTGCTGGATCCGACATTCGCATTTCCCGGCGGGTTTGACGCAGTGTGGATGAGTCAGTTTCTTGTATGCTTTTCCGAAGATCAGGTTTTAAGTCTGCTTGAACGGGGGAAAAAGGCTTTGGCGCCCCAGGGCAACCTGTTCATTCTGGATACTTATTGGGACCGCCAGAAATTTGAAATTGCCTCGTATTGTTTAATTAATTCCTCCCCTTATTTTACGGCCATGGCAAATGGGAACAGCCGCATGTACAGGTTTTCCAAGATAGAAGAGCTCGTCCTATATGCCGGGTTGCGCGTTGAATCCGTTGTTGACGGGCTTGGCATCGGCCATACCCTGATACGGTGCCGGGCCGATGACTCCTCCGGAAATTGA